A stretch of the Halorussus salinus genome encodes the following:
- a CDS encoding ABC transporter substrate-binding protein, with amino-acid sequence MPGRHTDAEKHTETRRRFLKASGAGAVAVSLAGPSAARELGDRQESQETTTEEGQSEGGQSGGDVPTGGTLVYGMSAKPDTPNILTLGSVYSSVAVDRVYEAGTTLDPVTSEVRPNVFTDWTVENTSGQNAQPDVYFDVREGLTWNDGEEFTAEDVLFTYRYYMENQPGNYAAAVSPMESIEESSRDDWDFHLKLSQPVGVWASEQLQIPLLPQHKWEGKDYQQYDPMAANPDNGPVGLGPGRLTQFEPATSMQVVFDNEYYYDTLSTLEWKQNHDQLRAGGPFIDRVNYKVFGSETAMTNAFLQGNIDTHYGSMKTAQIPQVKQNDGMSLVNGTDSGFSYYAFNLRRKPLDDVAFRQAVAFMYDDYFWVQRLMNGYVWKGDFVQSNGYPKPRPDFQFAGEDQMLTHPATNAFDFRSANEGPTPNVEGVRTFLTEGTVVDGSSGTYVGKDYPGSLSGVSASQSESKYDYSFGPVQSQVLRDHDGADRELRVDGQTIPQTMDGDAITMFIDPPKQGPKEAKAIERWVNNLKSVGIPVKTQALSFNTMTSRVYYQEDFDMYPMGWGGTGPFGSSAYSFFHSDNADDHSTDGNSDSFMYNSTAYGLYGGSSDDLLAQARTTMDAEERNRTTARAVEKIYLDMPYILRDYAKFRWPLNTAKFGGYIPDIVDPAFANFGAQVNNLHLKE; translated from the coding sequence ATGCCGGGAAGGCATACCGACGCAGAGAAACACACGGAGACTCGACGCAGATTCCTGAAGGCGAGTGGGGCGGGAGCCGTCGCGGTGTCGCTGGCGGGACCGAGCGCGGCGAGGGAATTGGGCGATAGACAGGAATCACAGGAGACGACCACCGAGGAGGGCCAGTCCGAGGGCGGCCAGTCGGGGGGCGACGTGCCGACCGGCGGGACGCTGGTCTACGGGATGAGCGCCAAGCCGGATACGCCGAACATCCTCACGCTCGGGTCGGTCTACTCGTCGGTCGCGGTCGATAGGGTGTACGAGGCGGGCACCACCTTGGACCCCGTGACCAGCGAGGTCCGACCGAACGTCTTCACCGACTGGACCGTCGAGAACACCTCGGGCCAGAACGCCCAACCCGACGTGTACTTCGACGTGCGGGAGGGGCTGACGTGGAACGACGGCGAGGAGTTCACCGCCGAGGACGTGCTGTTCACGTATCGCTACTACATGGAGAACCAGCCGGGCAACTACGCCGCGGCGGTGTCGCCGATGGAGTCCATCGAGGAGTCCTCGCGCGACGACTGGGACTTCCACCTGAAGCTGAGCCAACCGGTCGGCGTCTGGGCGTCCGAACAGCTACAGATTCCGCTGTTGCCACAGCACAAGTGGGAGGGCAAGGACTACCAGCAGTACGACCCGATGGCGGCCAACCCGGACAACGGGCCGGTCGGACTCGGTCCGGGACGACTCACCCAGTTCGAACCCGCGACCTCGATGCAGGTCGTCTTCGACAACGAGTACTACTACGACACCCTCAGCACGCTGGAGTGGAAGCAGAACCACGACCAACTCCGGGCTGGCGGCCCCTTCATCGACCGAGTGAACTACAAGGTGTTCGGGAGCGAGACGGCGATGACCAACGCGTTCCTGCAAGGGAACATCGACACCCACTACGGGAGCATGAAGACCGCCCAGATTCCGCAGGTGAAACAGAACGACGGGATGAGCCTCGTCAACGGGACCGACAGCGGATTCTCGTACTACGCGTTCAACCTGCGGCGCAAACCGCTCGACGACGTGGCGTTCCGGCAGGCGGTCGCGTTCATGTACGACGACTACTTCTGGGTCCAGCGCCTGATGAACGGCTACGTCTGGAAGGGCGACTTCGTGCAGTCGAACGGCTATCCCAAGCCCCGACCGGACTTCCAGTTCGCTGGCGAGGACCAGATGCTGACCCATCCCGCGACCAACGCCTTCGACTTCCGGTCGGCGAACGAGGGACCGACGCCGAACGTCGAGGGCGTCCGGACGTTCCTGACCGAGGGCACCGTCGTGGACGGGTCGTCGGGGACCTACGTCGGCAAGGACTACCCCGGTAGCCTCTCGGGGGTGAGCGCGAGCCAGTCCGAATCGAAGTACGACTACTCGTTCGGCCCGGTCCAGTCGCAGGTCCTGCGCGACCACGACGGCGCGGACCGAGAGCTTCGCGTCGACGGCCAGACCATCCCGCAGACGATGGACGGCGACGCCATCACGATGTTCATCGACCCGCCCAAGCAGGGTCCGAAAGAGGCCAAGGCCATCGAGCGGTGGGTGAACAACCTGAAGTCGGTCGGCATCCCGGTGAAGACTCAGGCCCTGTCGTTCAACACGATGACCTCCAGAGTCTACTATCAGGAGGACTTCGACATGTACCCGATGGGCTGGGGCGGCACCGGTCCGTTCGGCAGTTCGGCCTACTCCTTCTTCCACAGCGACAACGCCGACGACCACTCGACTGACGGAAACTCGGACTCGTTCATGTACAACTCGACCGCGTACGGACTCTACGGCGGGAGTTCCGACGACCTCCTCGCGCAGGCCCGGACGACGATGGACGCCGAGGAGCGCAACAGGACGACAGCGCGGGCCGTCGAGAAGATCTACCTCGACATGCCCTACATCCTGCGCGACTACGCGAAGTTCCGCTGGCCGCTCAACACCGCGAAGTTCGGGGGGTACATCCCCGACATCGTGGACCCGGCGTTCGCCAACTTCGGCGCGCAAGTGAACAACCTACATCTGAAGGAGTAG
- a CDS encoding type IV pilin codes for MNLKALFEDDGAVSPVIGVILMVAITVILAAVIGTFVLGLGDRVSQASPNAQFSFNYGTTGATNGDYVNITHDGGDGVNTDQLTVQIASNLAWNGTNGYAADGDFVDLSNSGSWSADKITAGDTLNIQEDNNQIDDGDTVKVIWSASGSDKTAVIGESEVSL; via the coding sequence ATGAACCTCAAAGCACTCTTCGAAGACGACGGCGCGGTCAGTCCCGTCATCGGCGTCATCCTGATGGTGGCGATTACGGTGATTCTGGCGGCCGTCATCGGAACGTTCGTCCTCGGTCTCGGTGACCGAGTGAGTCAAGCGAGTCCGAACGCACAGTTTAGCTTTAATTACGGTACCACTGGTGCCACCAACGGTGATTACGTGAACATTACTCACGATGGCGGTGACGGCGTCAACACCGACCAACTCACCGTTCAAATTGCGAGCAATCTCGCATGGAACGGTACAAACGGATACGCCGCCGATGGTGATTTCGTCGATTTATCTAACTCTGGCAGTTGGAGTGCAGACAAAATCACCGCTGGCGATACGCTCAACATCCAAGAGGATAACAACCAGATTGACGACGGTGACACTGTAAAAGTCATCTGGTCTGCCTCTGGTAGCGACAAAACGGCAGTCATCGGCGAGTCCGAGGTGTCGCTCTGA
- a CDS encoding plastocyanin/azurin family copper-binding protein — translation MKRRAFVKWGSALSVGGLAGLAGCSAPTGGGQETDAGETTADGTTTGGTTEEGAGGEGGTATTAGGGAQGGGTSQVAMITEGSEYYFDPIGLFVEPGTTVEWVNEAGAHSSTAYAEGNGGAEVTRIPNDAEPWNSGILAEQGATFSYTFEVQGTYDYFCIPHKTLGMIARIVCGEPGDVEGDPPDGAVPSEQAIVNRGSISYEEFGSGQ, via the coding sequence ATGAAACGACGAGCGTTCGTCAAGTGGGGGAGCGCGCTCTCGGTGGGTGGACTCGCGGGTCTCGCAGGGTGTTCCGCGCCGACCGGGGGCGGTCAAGAGACCGACGCGGGCGAGACGACGGCGGACGGGACGACGACGGGTGGGACGACCGAGGAGGGAGCGGGCGGTGAGGGCGGGACCGCGACCACTGCCGGGGGCGGTGCGCAGGGCGGCGGCACGTCGCAGGTCGCGATGATAACCGAGGGGAGCGAGTACTACTTCGACCCCATCGGCCTGTTCGTGGAACCGGGGACCACCGTCGAGTGGGTCAACGAAGCGGGCGCGCACTCCTCGACGGCCTACGCCGAAGGGAACGGCGGCGCGGAGGTCACCCGCATCCCGAACGACGCGGAACCGTGGAACAGCGGCATCCTCGCCGAGCAGGGCGCGACGTTCAGCTACACCTTCGAGGTGCAGGGCACCTACGACTACTTCTGCATCCCGCACAAGACGCTCGGGATGATAGCGCGAATCGTCTGCGGCGAACCCGGCGACGTGGAGGGCGACCCGCCGGACGGTGCCGTGCCCTCCGAACAGGCCATCGTGAACCGAGGGTCCATCTCCTACGAGGAGTTCGGAAGCGGCCAGTAG
- a CDS encoding homing endonuclease associated repeat-containing protein: protein MSQQVTPETLRSALQSLAARLGKTPTVVDMHEEGAYPPERYQEVFGGWNEALEDAGLDPDEMGSKRIPDRELLAELQRLYTELGEPPTQRDMTERGEYSNRTYQLRFGSWSNALREAMLDTNDGISERELLAEIERLADELGRAPKAAEMDDRGQYAPVTYHRRFGSWRRALTEADLDGVSDDRTGD from the coding sequence ATGAGCCAGCAAGTCACTCCGGAGACGCTTCGGTCCGCGCTTCAGTCGCTGGCCGCCCGGCTCGGCAAGACGCCGACCGTGGTGGACATGCACGAGGAGGGCGCGTATCCGCCGGAGCGGTATCAGGAGGTCTTCGGGGGTTGGAACGAGGCGCTGGAGGACGCCGGGTTGGACCCCGACGAGATGGGGAGCAAGCGCATCCCCGACCGGGAACTGCTGGCCGAACTCCAGCGGCTCTACACCGAACTGGGCGAACCCCCGACCCAGCGCGACATGACCGAGCGCGGCGAGTACTCGAACCGAACCTACCAGCTCCGGTTCGGCAGTTGGTCGAACGCGCTCCGGGAGGCGATGCTCGACACCAACGACGGCATCTCCGAGCGGGAACTCCTCGCGGAGATAGAGCGCCTCGCCGACGAACTCGGGCGCGCACCCAAGGCCGCCGAGATGGACGACCGCGGCCAGTACGCCCCCGTGACCTACCACCGACGCTTCGGGTCGTGGCGACGGGCGCTGACCGAGGCGGACTTGGACGGCGTCTCCGACGACCGCACCGGCGACTGA
- the leuS gene encoding leucine--tRNA ligase has translation MTTEQRERGFDHASVEPKWQREWDDADVFRIPDSAEDPEYVLAMFPYTSGNLHMGHVRNYTITDAYARFERLRGENVLHPMGWDSFGLPAENAAEERDTNPRDWTLDCIDSMKEQLKAMGFGYDWEREVTTCDPDYYRWNQWLFKRFRDEELVERQSAELNWCPSCETVLADEQVEEGPEGAEICWRCDTPIEQREMDQWFFTITDYADELLESLEQLDDWPANVREMQRNWIGRQEGDSVAFEIPGYGDVDIFTTRLDTIHGATFFSLAPGHPVAQEIAEENEEVAEYIHEAEHADEDDLDVTSGVFTGEYAVNPATGDEIPVYVADYVLTDVGTGALYAVPGHDDRDHEFAEAHDIPIEQVVKPAPDAETDPEEVDVQEEAYTPDGVLVNSGEYDGLTSEEARERFVDEFDGDHRTEYKLRDWGISRQRYWGTPIPMIRCDDCGHVPVPDEDLPVELPEFVHTTGNPLDAADEWKRVECPDCGGDAVRETDTMDTFVDSSWYFLRYVSPDLEDAPFDTERASDWMPVDQYVGGIEHAVMHLLYARFFTKVVDDIDLLEGVREPFTDLTNQGMVLGADGNKMSKSKGNGVSPQRIIDEYGADTARLFIMEAAQPEKEFAWSEEGVHSAHNFLQNVYRLADEFARGEVTASASDDSASESDAAVADYVSREIDATVATATDEFEEFRFNHALQAVREQISLLRRYREYTTPDEATFERGLVTAVKLLAPVAPHLAEEVWERLGRDGLVAEADWPAADAPENYDVERRLVENTREDVRDIVDTVGIEDPETVTLAVAPEWKHRAHEVAANADGNVVGTVMGDEQLREVGEEAADFAKDLAARSEALDEQLSPERERAALERAAWLLEREFGASVVVQSADEADDRLASKAEPGRPAIDIEE, from the coding sequence ATGACTACCGAGCAGCGCGAGCGGGGGTTCGACCACGCGTCGGTCGAACCCAAGTGGCAACGCGAGTGGGACGACGCCGACGTGTTCCGAATCCCGGACAGCGCCGAGGACCCCGAGTACGTGCTGGCGATGTTCCCCTACACCTCCGGGAACCTCCACATGGGCCACGTCCGCAACTACACCATCACCGACGCCTACGCCCGCTTCGAGCGCCTCCGCGGCGAGAACGTCCTGCACCCGATGGGGTGGGACTCGTTCGGCCTGCCCGCCGAGAACGCCGCCGAGGAGCGCGACACCAACCCCCGCGACTGGACGCTCGACTGCATCGACTCGATGAAAGAACAGCTCAAAGCGATGGGCTTTGGCTACGACTGGGAGCGCGAGGTCACGACCTGCGACCCCGACTACTACCGGTGGAACCAGTGGCTGTTCAAGCGGTTCCGCGACGAGGAGTTGGTGGAGCGCCAGAGCGCCGAACTGAACTGGTGTCCCTCCTGCGAGACCGTGCTGGCCGACGAACAGGTCGAGGAAGGCCCCGAGGGTGCCGAGATTTGCTGGCGGTGTGACACCCCCATCGAACAGCGCGAGATGGACCAGTGGTTCTTCACCATCACCGACTACGCCGACGAACTGCTGGAGTCGCTGGAGCAACTGGACGACTGGCCCGCCAACGTCCGGGAGATGCAGCGCAACTGGATCGGCCGCCAAGAGGGCGACAGCGTGGCCTTCGAGATTCCGGGCTACGGCGACGTGGACATCTTCACGACGCGACTCGACACCATCCACGGCGCGACGTTCTTCTCGCTGGCCCCCGGCCACCCCGTCGCGCAGGAAATCGCCGAGGAGAACGAGGAAGTCGCCGAGTACATCCACGAGGCCGAACACGCGGACGAGGACGACCTCGACGTGACCTCGGGCGTCTTCACCGGCGAGTACGCGGTCAACCCCGCGACCGGCGACGAGATTCCCGTCTACGTCGCCGACTACGTGCTGACCGACGTGGGCACCGGCGCGCTGTACGCCGTGCCCGGCCACGACGACCGGGACCACGAGTTCGCCGAGGCCCACGACATCCCCATCGAGCAGGTCGTGAAACCGGCCCCGGACGCCGAGACCGACCCCGAGGAGGTTGACGTACAAGAGGAGGCCTACACGCCCGACGGGGTGCTGGTCAACAGCGGCGAGTACGACGGCCTGACCAGCGAGGAGGCCCGCGAGCGGTTCGTCGATGAGTTCGACGGCGACCACCGCACCGAGTACAAACTCCGGGACTGGGGCATCTCGCGCCAGCGGTACTGGGGCACGCCCATCCCGATGATTCGCTGTGACGACTGCGGCCACGTCCCGGTGCCCGACGAGGACCTGCCGGTCGAACTGCCCGAGTTCGTCCACACGACGGGGAACCCGCTGGACGCCGCCGACGAGTGGAAGCGCGTCGAGTGCCCCGACTGCGGCGGCGACGCGGTGCGCGAGACCGACACGATGGACACCTTCGTTGACTCGTCGTGGTACTTCCTGCGGTACGTCTCGCCGGACCTCGAAGACGCACCCTTCGACACCGAGCGCGCGAGCGACTGGATGCCGGTGGACCAGTACGTCGGCGGCATCGAACACGCCGTGATGCACCTGCTGTACGCCCGGTTCTTCACGAAGGTCGTGGACGACATCGACCTGCTGGAGGGCGTCCGCGAGCCGTTCACCGACCTGACGAATCAGGGGATGGTGCTGGGTGCGGACGGAAACAAGATGTCCAAGAGCAAGGGCAACGGCGTCTCGCCCCAGCGCATCATCGACGAGTACGGTGCCGACACCGCCCGCCTGTTCATCATGGAGGCGGCCCAACCGGAGAAGGAGTTCGCGTGGAGCGAGGAGGGCGTCCACTCCGCCCACAACTTCCTTCAGAACGTCTACCGACTGGCCGACGAGTTCGCCCGAGGCGAGGTCACGGCGAGCGCGAGCGACGACTCGGCGAGCGAGAGCGACGCCGCAGTCGCCGACTACGTGTCACGGGAAATCGACGCGACGGTCGCCACCGCGACCGACGAGTTCGAGGAGTTCCGGTTCAACCACGCGCTCCAAGCGGTCCGCGAGCAGATTTCGCTCCTGCGGCGCTACCGGGAGTACACCACGCCCGACGAAGCGACCTTCGAGCGCGGACTGGTGACGGCCGTGAAGCTCCTCGCGCCGGTCGCGCCCCACCTCGCCGAGGAGGTCTGGGAGCGACTGGGCCGGGACGGACTGGTCGCCGAGGCCGACTGGCCCGCCGCCGACGCGCCCGAGAACTACGATGTGGAGCGCCGCCTCGTGGAGAACACCCGCGAGGACGTGCGCGACATCGTGGACACCGTGGGCATCGAGGACCCCGAGACCGTCACGCTCGCGGTCGCCCCCGAGTGGAAGCACCGCGCCCACGAGGTCGCCGCGAACGCCGACGGCAACGTCGTCGGGACGGTCATGGGCGACGAGCAGTTGCGCGAGGTCGGCGAGGAGGCCGCCGACTTCGCCAAGGACCTCGCCGCGCGCTCCGAGGCGCTGGACGAGCAACTGTCGCCCGAGCGCGAGCGCGCCGCCCTCGAACGCGCCGCGTGGCTGTTGGAACGGGAGTTCGGAGCCAGCGTGGTCGTCCAGAGTGCCGACGAAGCCGACGACCGACTGGCGAGCAAGGCCGAACCGGGTCGGCCCGCAATCGACATCGAAGAGTAG
- a CDS encoding M48 family metallopeptidase has product MRRVGLRVLMALVGLVVLVVYATVAYLGYRLLALVWLARADLLEVVLWTTGLTVLLGYLSYRFGTAGLLSRVEATDLPRARAPELHRRLDLLAEEMDVSRPRLVVGRMGAPNAMALGGVRDGVVVLDRSVFFLLSADELEALLAHELAHLESKDSLVQTLAYSTGQSLVWVAVLVALPVVLVGSGLRRALDWFRGRPPADALAPVSSLRNRVGQVVMVGFVALTLVMLAHSRRREYAADDRAAAVTGDPLALARALQKIKRATEPRLELSSPLRVHSEEREELTRLLSTHPEMDERIDRLVERADRERGAVTIEVR; this is encoded by the coding sequence ATGCGTCGCGTCGGCCTCCGCGTCCTGATGGCACTCGTCGGTCTCGTCGTGCTGGTCGTCTACGCGACCGTCGCGTACCTCGGCTACCGGCTACTGGCGCTCGTCTGGCTCGCCCGCGCCGACCTGCTGGAAGTCGTCCTCTGGACGACCGGCCTGACCGTCCTGTTGGGCTACCTGAGCTACCGATTCGGCACGGCGGGACTCCTCTCGCGGGTCGAGGCGACCGACCTCCCGCGAGCGCGTGCGCCGGAGCTACATCGCCGACTCGACCTCCTCGCCGAGGAGATGGACGTTTCCCGCCCGCGACTCGTCGTCGGCCGGATGGGCGCGCCGAACGCGATGGCGCTGGGCGGGGTTCGGGACGGCGTGGTGGTCCTCGACCGGTCGGTGTTCTTCCTGCTGTCGGCCGACGAACTCGAAGCCCTGCTGGCTCACGAACTCGCGCACCTCGAAAGCAAGGACAGCCTCGTGCAGACGCTGGCCTACAGCACCGGGCAGTCGCTGGTCTGGGTCGCGGTCCTCGTCGCGCTTCCCGTCGTCCTCGTCGGGTCGGGCCTGCGCCGCGCGCTCGACTGGTTCCGGGGGCGACCGCCCGCCGACGCGCTCGCGCCGGTCTCGTCGCTCCGCAACCGCGTCGGACAGGTCGTGATGGTCGGGTTCGTCGCGCTCACGCTCGTCATGCTCGCGCACTCCCGCAGGCGCGAGTACGCGGCCGACGACCGCGCGGCCGCGGTCACGGGCGACCCGCTCGCGCTCGCCCGTGCCCTCCAGAAAATAAAACGCGCGACGGAACCGCGACTCGAACTCTCCTCGCCGCTTCGCGTCCACAGTGAGGAGCGCGAGGAGTTGACGCGGCTCCTCTCGACCCACCCCGAGATGGACGAGCGCATCGACCGACTGGTCGAGCGCGCGGACCGCGAGCGCGGCGCGGTCACCATCGAAGTTCGGTGA
- a CDS encoding type IV pilin, with protein MNLKNLFSDEDAVSPVIGVILMVAITVILAAVIGTFVLGLGDRVSQASPSATFTFDYSENGGNITVDVVHDGGDAVTADQVNVSVGGQNVYGNGKLVDNSGSVNSSFPSSDITAGDTLTINSSTFANGDTVKVIWHASGSDKTAVIGESEVNT; from the coding sequence ATGAATCTCAAAAACCTATTCAGTGACGAAGACGCCGTTTCGCCGGTCATCGGCGTCATCCTGATGGTGGCGATTACGGTGATTCTGGCGGCCGTCATCGGAACGTTCGTCCTCGGCCTCGGTGACCGTGTGAGTCAGGCGAGTCCGAGCGCGACGTTCACGTTCGATTACAGTGAGAACGGTGGTAATATCACAGTAGATGTGGTTCACGACGGCGGTGACGCCGTTACTGCTGACCAAGTGAACGTTTCTGTCGGTGGACAGAATGTCTACGGTAATGGAAAACTCGTAGATAACAGTGGAAGCGTTAACAGTAGCTTCCCAAGCAGTGACATTACTGCCGGTGACACCCTCACTATCAACAGTAGCACCTTCGCCAACGGAGACACTGTGAAGGTCATTTGGCACGCATCTGGTAGTGACAAGACGGCGGTCATCGGCGAATCCGAAGTCAACACGTAG
- a CDS encoding fibronectin type III domain-containing protein, producing the protein MPVRFTTELPDASIDTLDDSTEDEITVEWTDVIDYGQYEIEYRQSSASAWLDGPTVSQSTTTATVTGLEDGEEYEFRLRTTTEHVTGSWATANVVTDFPAPTTPTATLSESAPKTTIDLSWGDVSDNEDGFRVLRSREFDYGWGPFQQVADLSVNATSHTDDTCSPSNTYRYKIEAYTEDGSSRSAATESVTTDASGEPRTRTDANGWTVEVEHESGRTLRPRLLDNPTFRPALNDYPRIEIPVPRDEKWQSEGFEEATLSVWQDGRILPIDTLVEVRVEDDRAVLVGRGGSELGQRVQTEYDNTEAHVAARELVQQETGYTPNVDDPSSGITETRMQSGATTQEFEDSISPDATDPYHVTDGRVETLQTCYLGNWGDWDWEVGSYRTGSDWNATSDRKDDVAEVFALDAHYASVEFSFTPEYDVPAGSVQPFVRWGNPDGIITDGHELSVVFDGTDVPETELLHFADGFGLAEQWKWFEFPEPRYGLTAGETYTLRISIDVGSKEELGNDDPHVDVLGCRDARFEYTDDNSVDENHALSGPETYPDAQEVEFSAVSSVFNVTGGRIEGTWTDTSNGQSVALSNDDGTNWTAGSNTTTFGTKFADSGSSIAWRTTLGRHGTQSGVTPTTGFKPQAIESFTLYADLEDTPVLDGQTYDGALADVLKQIADYGNFVWELQRDQQKGWSIEWTQPGQRTAESDEGIADYSVSKSVEKAYEKVVVKGAAQPIRAEEFTADHGQWTGLDHRQLVPATEIVRNPSDGTTYELGNDYELDRSKGRVKTLSSGGMSDGTTYEIDYRYKTEGSYTSKDADSDPDTLVKTIANVTSNRGCEQAALYLVQRLQNPVWNASVTLPKAAAGRSLVDDLALEDLPTNGNGMEIRSLEQTPRQVTLELGSRKSVSDLVSDLNSRVNSVADRV; encoded by the coding sequence ATGCCCGTCAGATTCACTACCGAACTCCCCGACGCGAGCATCGACACGCTCGACGACAGCACCGAGGACGAAATCACGGTCGAGTGGACCGACGTAATCGACTACGGCCAATACGAAATCGAGTACAGGCAGTCGAGCGCGTCGGCGTGGCTCGACGGCCCGACCGTGAGCCAGTCCACGACGACCGCGACCGTTACCGGTCTCGAAGATGGCGAGGAGTACGAGTTCCGTCTCCGGACGACGACCGAACACGTCACCGGCTCGTGGGCGACCGCGAACGTCGTCACGGACTTCCCGGCCCCGACGACGCCCACCGCAACCCTCTCCGAGAGCGCGCCGAAGACGACCATCGACCTCTCGTGGGGCGACGTTTCCGACAACGAGGACGGCTTCCGGGTCCTCCGGAGTCGGGAGTTCGACTACGGCTGGGGACCGTTCCAGCAGGTCGCCGACCTCTCCGTGAACGCCACGAGCCATACCGACGACACCTGCTCGCCGAGCAACACGTACCGGTACAAAATCGAGGCGTACACCGAGGACGGCAGTAGCCGGAGCGCCGCGACCGAAAGCGTCACCACCGACGCCAGCGGCGAGCCGCGAACTCGAACCGATGCGAACGGGTGGACCGTCGAGGTCGAACACGAGAGCGGTCGGACGCTCCGACCGAGGCTCCTCGATAATCCGACGTTCCGGCCCGCGCTGAACGACTACCCCCGAATCGAGATTCCGGTGCCCCGCGACGAGAAGTGGCAGTCGGAGGGCTTCGAGGAGGCGACCCTCTCCGTCTGGCAGGATGGCCGTATCCTGCCAATCGACACGCTGGTCGAGGTCCGCGTCGAGGACGACCGTGCGGTCTTGGTCGGCCGGGGCGGGTCGGAACTCGGTCAACGTGTCCAGACGGAGTACGACAACACCGAGGCGCACGTCGCGGCCAGAGAACTGGTCCAGCAGGAGACTGGTTATACGCCGAACGTAGACGACCCGTCGTCGGGCATCACCGAGACGAGGATGCAGTCTGGCGCGACCACTCAGGAGTTCGAGGATAGCATATCACCGGACGCTACCGACCCGTATCACGTCACAGATGGGAGGGTCGAAACGCTCCAAACGTGCTATCTCGGAAATTGGGGCGACTGGGATTGGGAGGTGGGTAGTTACAGGACTGGCTCGGACTGGAACGCGACGAGTGACCGAAAAGACGACGTAGCCGAGGTGTTCGCTCTCGACGCGCACTATGCGTCCGTCGAGTTCTCGTTTACGCCCGAATACGACGTGCCAGCGGGGTCGGTCCAGCCGTTCGTGCGCTGGGGGAATCCTGACGGAATAATCACCGACGGTCACGAGTTGTCGGTCGTGTTCGACGGAACTGACGTTCCCGAGACCGAGCTACTTCACTTCGCGGATGGATTCGGATTGGCAGAGCAATGGAAGTGGTTCGAGTTTCCCGAGCCGCGTTATGGACTGACAGCCGGAGAGACGTACACACTTCGCATCAGTATCGATGTGGGATCGAAAGAAGAACTTGGCAATGACGATCCTCACGTAGATGTCCTCGGTTGCCGTGACGCCCGATTCGAGTACACCGACGACAATAGCGTAGACGAGAACCACGCTCTCTCCGGTCCGGAGACGTATCCCGACGCTCAAGAAGTCGAATTCTCGGCGGTATCGTCGGTCTTCAACGTAACCGGCGGGAGAATCGAGGGGACCTGGACCGACACGTCGAACGGCCAGTCGGTCGCGTTGAGCAACGACGACGGAACCAACTGGACTGCCGGCTCCAACACCACCACTTTCGGGACGAAGTTCGCTGACTCTGGTTCGTCTATCGCGTGGCGAACGACCCTCGGTCGGCACGGGACACAGAGCGGCGTGACTCCGACGACCGGATTCAAACCACAGGCAATCGAGTCGTTCACCCTCTACGCCGACCTCGAAGACACGCCGGTCCTCGACGGACAGACGTACGACGGGGCGCTCGCGGACGTACTGAAACAGATCGCGGACTACGGCAACTTCGTCTGGGAACTGCAACGCGACCAGCAGAAGGGCTGGTCTATCGAGTGGACCCAACCCGGCCAGCGGACCGCCGAGTCCGACGAAGGCATTGCAGACTACTCGGTGTCGAAGTCGGTCGAAAAAGCCTACGAGAAGGTCGTCGTCAAGGGTGCGGCTCAACCGATTCGTGCCGAGGAGTTCACCGCGGACCACGGACAGTGGACCGGCCTCGACCACCGGCAACTCGTCCCGGCGACCGAAATCGTCCGGAATCCGAGCGACGGAACGACCTACGAACTCGGCAACGACTACGAACTTGACCGCTCGAAGGGTCGCGTGAAGACCCTCTCCAGCGGAGGGATGTCCGACGGGACGACCTACGAGATAGACTATCGCTACAAAACCGAAGGTAGCTACACCTCGAAAGACGCCGACAGCGACCCCGACACGCTGGTCAAGACGATAGCGAACGTCACGTCGAACCGCGGGTGCGAACAGGCCGCGCTCTACCTCGTCCAGCGGCTACAGAATCCCGTGTGGAACGCGAGTGTGACGCTCCCGAAGGCGGCGGCCGGGCGCTCGCTCGTGGATGACCTCGCGTTGGAGGACTTGCCGACGAACGGCAACGGGATGGAGATACGCTCGCTCGAACAGACTCCCCGACAGGTGACGTTAGAACTCGGGAGCCGGAAGTCCGTCAGCGACCTCGTGAGCGACCTGAACAGTCGGGTCAACAGCGTCGCCGACCGGGTGTAA